A window from Schistosoma haematobium chromosome 1, whole genome shotgun sequence encodes these proteins:
- the MLST8_1 gene encoding Target of rapamycin complex subunit lst8, variant 2 (EggNog:ENOG410V73K~COG:S) → MKNDYDNNLSLATGGFDHTIRMWQPSTGKYIQGFQHNESQVNALEFSRDGQYLAAGGYGRVRIYDVQGPATPFVMVSDFTKNVNTVGFNDTGNWMFAGAEDRVAKIIDWRAGGNLWITRIYQTSSSINTMLLHRNQHEILIGTSKGEVIVWDLRNNAANSICIDGQIEPIHSLSIDQEVTSLAAVNSAGQLIVWSLTGDSAWKPIEKHRQKVHPTYVLKVQFSPDSTLIATGGGDGKFNLLKTADFSLVTTRQGSPSGHHWVWDCAFSADSRFLLTATSDGVARLWNLETGEVPVEYKGHQRAITCMAFRDHSLKSM, encoded by the exons ATGAAAAACGACTACGATAATAATCTGTCCTTAGCGACTGGAGGTTTCGATCATACTATCCGAATGTGGCAACCGAGCACTGGAAAATATATCCAAGGTTTTCAGCACAATGAATCACAA GTAAACGCTCTTGAATTTTCCCGCGACGGACAGTACCTAGCAGCTGGTGGTTATGGTCGAGTTCGTATCTATGATGTTCAGGGTCCTGCAACACCCTTCGTTATGGTTTCAGATTTCACAAAAAATGTAAACACAGTTGGCTTTAATGATACAGGGAACTGGATGTTTGCAGGAGCTGAAGATCGTGTAGCAAAGATTATAGATTGGCGAGCCGGTGGAAATCTGTGGATAACACGTATTTACCAG ACGTCCTCGAGCATTAATACAATGTTGCTTCATCGCAATCAACATGAAATTCTCATCGGAACAAGTAAAGGAGAAGTTATAGTTTGGGACCTTCGCAACAATGCGGCTAATTCTATATGCATTGATGGCCAAATTGAACCCATTCATAGTTTATCTATTGACCAAGAAGTAACTTCATTAGCTGCAGTTAACTCTGCTGGTCAACTTATTGTTTGGTCTTTAACAGGTGATTCTGCTTGGAAACCTATCGAAAAA CATCGGCAGAAAGTACATCCAACCTATGTTCTGAAAGTGCAATTTTCGCCAGATAGTACATTGATAGCTACTGGGGGAGGTGATGGGAAATTTAATCTTTTAAAGACTGCTGATTTCAGTTTAGTTACAACGCGACAGGGTAGTCCATCAGGTCATCACTGGGTTTGGGATTGCGCATTTTCGGCAGACTCTCGCTTTTTGCTCACTGCGACTTCCGATGGAGTTGCTCGCTTATGGAATTTGGAGACAGGTGAAGTACCCGTTGAATACAAAGGACATCAGAGAGCAATCACTTGTATGGCCTTCCGTGATCATTCTTTGAAGTCTATGTAG
- the MLST8_1 gene encoding Target of rapamycin complex subunit lst8 (EggNog:ENOG410V73K~COG:S) — MLLHRNQHEILIGTSKGEVIVWDLRNNAANSICIDGQIEPIHSLSIDQEVTSLAAVNSAGQLIVWSLTGDSAWKPIEKHRQKVHPTYVLKVQFSPDSTLIATGGGDGKFNLLKTADFSLVTTRQGSPSGHHWVWDCAFSADSRFLLTATSDGVARLWNLETGEVPVEYKGHQRAITCMAFRDHSLKSM; from the exons ATGTTGCTTCATCGCAATCAACATGAAATTCTCATCGGAACAAGTAAAGGAGAAGTTATAGTTTGGGACCTTCGCAACAATGCGGCTAATTCTATATGCATTGATGGCCAAATTGAACCCATTCATAGTTTATCTATTGACCAAGAAGTAACTTCATTAGCTGCAGTTAACTCTGCTGGTCAACTTATTGTTTGGTCTTTAACAGGTGATTCTGCTTGGAAACCTATCGAAAAA CATCGGCAGAAAGTACATCCAACCTATGTTCTGAAAGTGCAATTTTCGCCAGATAGTACATTGATAGCTACTGGGGGAGGTGATGGGAAATTTAATCTTTTAAAGACTGCTGATTTCAGTTTAGTTACAACGCGACAGGGTAGTCCATCAGGTCATCACTGGGTTTGGGATTGCGCATTTTCGGCAGACTCTCGCTTTTTGCTCACTGCGACTTCCGATGGAGTTGCTCGCTTATGGAATTTGGAGACAGGTGAAGTACCCGTTGAATACAAAGGACATCAGAGAGCAATCACTTGTATGGCCTTCCGTGATCATTCTTTGAAGTCTATGTAG